In the Gemmatimonadales bacterium genome, one interval contains:
- a CDS encoding medium chain dehydrogenase/reductase family protein, translating to MEGPCNRVVQLRRFGGPDELEVFDAPRPTAGRGEVRVRVLASSVNYTEVLIRRRLYPQTMRLQPPFVLGYDVVGEIDQLGDGVRDFEVGDHVADMTVVGSNAAYRTLRANDVARLPAGVDAAEAATLILSWTTAYQLLHRSAHVKPGQRVLVHGAAGAVGQALLALGRLAGLEVWGAARGEHAALIRELDATPIDYQREDFARVLPGGFDVVFDGIGEHGYRRSFAALKPGGLLLAIGFSASVQARQRMRTIVMSIARLYFWQLLPGGKHARFYSINVMRARHPAWFREDLERLFGLLAIGAIRPRVAERISFHEVAEAHRRLEAGGLEGKLVLCPNLPARRDRVPPQSELGAPAVQAQP from the coding sequence ATGGAAGGGCCGTGCAATCGAGTTGTTCAACTCAGGCGCTTCGGCGGTCCCGACGAGCTAGAGGTGTTTGACGCTCCTCGGCCGACAGCCGGCCGGGGCGAGGTCCGGGTCCGCGTGCTCGCCTCGAGCGTGAACTATACGGAGGTGTTGATCCGGCGCCGCCTCTACCCCCAGACGATGCGCCTCCAGCCACCATTCGTGCTGGGCTATGACGTCGTCGGGGAGATCGATCAGCTCGGCGACGGCGTGCGCGACTTTGAGGTTGGCGACCACGTGGCCGACATGACGGTGGTCGGGTCGAACGCGGCATATCGCACGCTCCGGGCCAACGACGTGGCCCGCCTGCCGGCGGGCGTCGACGCGGCGGAGGCGGCCACGCTCATCCTGAGCTGGACGACCGCGTACCAGCTCCTTCACCGTTCGGCCCACGTCAAGCCAGGCCAGCGAGTGCTCGTGCATGGAGCCGCCGGCGCCGTTGGTCAGGCGCTGCTCGCGCTCGGCAGGCTGGCCGGCCTCGAGGTGTGGGGCGCCGCGCGCGGCGAGCATGCGGCGCTGATCCGCGAGCTCGACGCCACGCCGATCGACTACCAACGCGAAGACTTCGCGCGCGTCCTACCGGGCGGATTCGATGTCGTCTTTGACGGCATCGGCGAGCACGGCTATCGCCGCTCCTTCGCGGCGCTCAAGCCGGGCGGTTTGCTCCTCGCCATCGGATTCTCGGCGAGCGTGCAGGCGCGTCAACGGATGCGCACCATCGTGATGTCGATCGCGCGCTTGTATTTTTGGCAGCTTCTGCCCGGCGGCAAACACGCCCGCTTCTACTCCATCAATGTGATGCGGGCTCGACATCCCGCCTGGTTCCGCGAGGACCTGGAGCGGCTTTTCGGCCTGTTGGCAATTGGCGCCATTCGGCCGCGTGTCGCCGAGCGGATTTCCTTCCATGAGGTCGCCGAGGCACACCGTCGTCTCGAGGCGGGTGGCCTGGAGGGTAAGCTCGTCCTATGCCCGAACCTCCCGGCGCGACGGGACCGGGTTCCGCCCCAGAGCGAGCTGGGCGCCCCTGCCGTCCAGGCCCAGCCTTGA
- a CDS encoding universal stress protein, with translation MRHLLVPLDGSGFGESALWLAAAIARRKGTKLELVTVHPAAVNPDISASVMAEIEAMSRAYTRTYLEGLAKQVHGRFHIEVSTTVPEGAAATTIVEHAQADPPELIVMTTHGRSGPSRHFLGSVADRLLRELHCPFLLVRPATKAVTSELPSAVRVLVPLDGSALAESVIDEVARLFSPSQVVLHLVRVVAPAEVFPIGAPMPLPPAGRNLTEVRLASAQRYLEGTAWTLRKAGWHVEHEVVTAWTPSAVILSSAEAHRCDLIAMATRGLGGIKRMFLGSVADKVIRGATTPVLVVNPVAGAFSPTLGESLETASEPQRIMVAGPLTEQLAH, from the coding sequence ATGCGTCACCTTCTCGTTCCCTTGGACGGCTCGGGTTTTGGCGAAAGCGCCCTCTGGCTTGCGGCTGCGATCGCCCGACGCAAGGGCACCAAGCTCGAGCTGGTGACCGTCCATCCAGCGGCGGTCAATCCCGACATCTCAGCGTCCGTGATGGCGGAGATCGAGGCGATGTCCCGGGCGTACACACGGACGTACCTGGAGGGGCTGGCGAAGCAGGTGCACGGCCGTTTCCATATCGAGGTGAGCACCACGGTACCTGAGGGCGCAGCCGCGACTACCATCGTCGAGCACGCCCAGGCCGATCCACCAGAACTCATCGTTATGACGACTCACGGCCGCTCAGGGCCCAGCCGTCACTTCCTGGGCAGCGTGGCCGACCGTCTCCTTCGGGAGCTACACTGCCCCTTCCTCCTGGTCCGTCCCGCGACCAAAGCGGTGACGAGCGAGTTGCCTTCTGCGGTCCGGGTGCTGGTGCCCCTCGATGGATCAGCGCTGGCGGAGTCGGTGATTGACGAGGTGGCGCGCCTGTTCTCGCCAAGTCAGGTCGTGCTGCATCTGGTGCGAGTCGTCGCTCCTGCCGAGGTCTTTCCCATCGGCGCCCCAATGCCCTTGCCCCCCGCGGGGAGGAACCTGACGGAGGTGCGGCTGGCGTCTGCCCAGCGTTACCTCGAGGGCACCGCCTGGACACTGCGCAAGGCGGGGTGGCATGTGGAGCACGAGGTCGTCACGGCGTGGACTCCCTCGGCGGTGATTCTGAGCTCTGCGGAAGCGCACCGGTGCGACCTGATCGCGATGGCGACCCGTGGGCTCGGAGGGATCAAGCGGATGTTCCTGGGCAGCGTAGCCGACAAGGTGATTCGCGGGGCCACCACGCCGGTGCTCGTCGTGAATCCAGTGGCCGGCGCGTTCAGCCCTACACTCGGTGAATCGCTGGAGACCGCTTCGGAGCCCCAACGGATCATGGTCGCCGGACCGCTCACGGAGCAGCTTGCCCACTGA
- a CDS encoding DUF892 family protein, whose translation MRNPTNTINSYITDMLALEEHIEKAVSGQIRAVGDHPQVGADLQTIQRWIQLHIANLKQLMGTRGATTATGAIKRAGSSVLGRAAGAIDLLRQDGQSKNLRDDYTAFSLAAIGYVMLNTTALALGDKEVAELASQHLGNYTTGLIALHYIIPAVVVRSLQKEGLPAREDVLTDVFRNVEVAWARSQTVQTHTARATTFRGRPSS comes from the coding sequence ATGCGCAATCCAACCAACACCATCAACAGCTATATCACCGACATGCTCGCCCTCGAGGAGCATATAGAGAAGGCCGTGTCCGGCCAGATCCGAGCCGTGGGAGACCATCCCCAGGTCGGGGCAGATCTGCAGACAATACAACGCTGGATCCAACTCCATATCGCGAATCTAAAGCAGCTGATGGGAACGCGAGGCGCGACCACGGCGACCGGCGCAATCAAGCGGGCGGGTTCCAGCGTCCTTGGACGAGCCGCGGGGGCCATCGACCTCCTCCGTCAAGACGGACAGTCCAAGAACCTGCGTGACGATTACACCGCTTTCAGCCTGGCGGCCATCGGCTATGTGATGTTGAACACCACAGCCCTAGCGCTGGGAGACAAAGAAGTAGCCGAGCTCGCGAGCCAGCACCTTGGGAACTACACTACGGGGTTGATCGCGTTGCACTACATTATCCCGGCGGTAGTGGTGCGGTCCCTTCAGAAGGAGGGGCTCCCAGCTCGCGAGGACGTCCTCACGGACGTGTTCCGGAACGTGGAGGTGGCCTGGGCGCGCAGCCAGACCGTGCAGACCCATACCGCCAGGGCAACCACCTTCCGAGGCAGACCGAGCTCCTAG